The following coding sequences are from one Leptolyngbya sp. NIES-3755 window:
- a CDS encoding peroxiredoxin (similar to AA sequence:cyanobase_aa:LBDG_03720), with translation MTQEGCLRVGQSAPDFAATAVIDQEFKDIKLSDYRGKYVVLFFYPLDFTFVCPTEITAFSDRYEEFKAIGTEILGVSVDSAFSHLAWIQTDRKSGGVGDLTYPLVSDIKKEISTAYNVLDPEQGIALRGLFIIDKDGVIQHSTINNLSFGRSVDETLRTLQAIQYVQSHPDEVCPAGWKPGDQTMNPDPVKSKEYFAAV, from the coding sequence ATGACCCAAGAAGGATGCTTGCGTGTCGGTCAGAGCGCACCCGATTTTGCAGCAACGGCTGTGATCGATCAAGAATTCAAAGACATCAAACTGTCTGACTATCGCGGCAAATACGTTGTCCTGTTCTTCTACCCGCTCGATTTTACCTTTGTTTGTCCGACTGAAATCACCGCATTTAGCGATCGCTACGAAGAATTTAAAGCGATCGGAACTGAAATCCTTGGCGTATCAGTTGACAGTGCGTTCTCTCACTTGGCTTGGATTCAAACCGATCGGAAGTCTGGTGGAGTCGGCGACCTGACCTATCCTTTGGTTTCTGACATCAAGAAAGAAATCAGCACGGCTTACAATGTGCTCGATCCTGAGCAGGGTATTGCTTTGCGTGGTTTGTTCATCATCGACAAAGATGGTGTGATTCAACATTCGACGATCAATAACTTGTCGTTTGGTCGGAGCGTGGATGAAACGCTGCGGACTCTGCAAGCGATCCAGTATGTTCAATCTCACCCGGATGAAGTTTGCCCCGCAGGTTGGAAGCCGGGTGATCAAACAATGAATCCTGATCCGGTGAAGTCGAAAGAGTACTTTGCTGCGGTTTAA